A single genomic interval of Natronolimnobius sp. AArcel1 harbors:
- a CDS encoding cohesin domain-containing protein, with amino-acid sequence MTRSSERTVSSSTGSSQRAGLLVSVLICGLIVGLAGVGVGPASGADQVAIIWAEPEEQTVEPGETIELEVVLQSEGGHGDTGLDGVTLVGQFDPEILEVTAVERGPWLEGEDGANVETAGTIENESGTVILEQTRDSGGATGVDTLATLTVDVAEDAPATTTSIAFGDSDAALEDDWPIAVVDDSPTVTVDGEETDKDREPFDHPDPGEFDLEEGVGNPSSTDGADRFDSSWPPLLGASVGAFAIALGAVVVARRYRS; translated from the coding sequence ATGACCCGCTCAAGCGAACGCACCGTCTCCTCGAGCACTGGGTCCAGCCAACGCGCTGGGCTACTCGTCAGCGTCCTCATCTGTGGACTGATCGTCGGCCTCGCTGGCGTTGGGGTCGGCCCGGCAAGCGGTGCCGATCAGGTTGCGATCATCTGGGCCGAACCCGAAGAACAGACGGTCGAACCCGGTGAGACGATCGAACTCGAGGTCGTCCTCCAGAGTGAGGGCGGCCACGGCGACACCGGACTCGATGGCGTCACACTCGTCGGGCAGTTCGATCCCGAAATTCTCGAGGTCACAGCAGTCGAACGCGGCCCGTGGCTCGAGGGCGAGGACGGAGCCAACGTCGAGACTGCGGGCACGATCGAAAACGAGAGCGGGACGGTCATCCTCGAGCAGACACGCGACAGCGGTGGCGCAACCGGCGTCGACACGCTCGCAACGCTCACTGTCGACGTTGCCGAGGATGCCCCAGCGACGACGACATCAATCGCCTTCGGCGACAGCGATGCCGCTCTCGAGGATGACTGGCCAATCGCCGTCGTCGATGACTCGCCAACGGTGACGGTTGACGGCGAGGAAACTGACAAGGACCGCGAGCCGTTTGACCACCCAGATCCAGGCGAGTTCGACCTCGAGGAGGGAGTCGGCAATCCATCGTCGACCGACGGGGCTGACCGGTTCGACTCGAGTTGGCCGCCACTACTGGGCGCAAGCGTCGGTGCCTTCGCTATTGCACTCGGTGCCGTGGTCGTCGCTCGCCGTTATCGGTCCTGA
- a CDS encoding ATP-binding protein — MTDLGDFGEYDADPASDSGADDVDAGHSADPSATATPAESTSSSGDTDSATEETTDAFETTAVDPRGDDVGIGAVCVSQGLRVAEDGDETTLRAYITRGNRSSIRIGSYLVAPYPDGETLFCRIIGLEYAQQYHADDATEIHARRAMRTEGVEEADYKFVAELEPVAVLYDDDGELKRRMTDRVPKPQTVVQQATDSEQIKTGLKMPEEGVFLGHLSVGGEKVRTAASPPTIDYRLKDDYDSGDPLVFRHSLIAGGTGSGKTHGAKNILRQYLAEERTYPMEDGRSVQPAVVQFDPQDEYAQMHDDNPDLDSEFARRLEREGVAYGGIDDTTAFIPKVGSASYAAGHHRAEQVEFTIPFAMVHENPWLVAGSGLNDNQYGALVSVLLPRFRKQYGGDATYDEFTTFLDDPALREELDESGRVHEATFDAVRRRVLGFGHIFDQDARPITDLIHDFVRPGGLSVVPTYHINDTRAAEAVVLALSSLLIDQKLSNDPTYDRIKETPLVLGMDEAHNFLTDADSVQAGKVIKKFTEAAKQGRKERLGLFLITQDPQDIDDAVFKQINTTVVLNLGDEDAIKSVNIPSNLESKVPYMEKGQMVVYSPDNSEPVELIGLPKCLTRHGRD; from the coding sequence ATGACTGATCTGGGAGACTTCGGCGAGTACGACGCCGACCCGGCGTCCGATTCCGGCGCAGACGACGTCGACGCCGGACATTCGGCCGATCCGTCGGCAACTGCGACCCCCGCAGAATCTACCTCCTCGAGCGGAGACACGGACTCGGCAACGGAGGAGACGACCGACGCGTTCGAGACGACCGCAGTCGACCCCCGCGGCGATGACGTTGGCATCGGTGCCGTCTGCGTTTCTCAGGGACTTCGCGTCGCCGAAGACGGCGACGAGACGACGCTGCGAGCCTACATCACGCGCGGGAATCGCTCCTCGATCCGCATCGGGAGCTACCTCGTCGCGCCGTATCCCGATGGTGAAACACTGTTCTGCCGAATCATCGGCCTCGAGTACGCCCAGCAGTACCACGCTGACGACGCGACGGAGATCCACGCTCGGCGCGCGATGCGAACCGAGGGCGTCGAGGAAGCCGATTACAAGTTCGTCGCCGAACTCGAGCCTGTCGCTGTTCTCTACGACGATGATGGCGAACTCAAGCGCCGCATGACCGACCGAGTCCCGAAACCCCAGACTGTCGTCCAGCAGGCGACCGATAGCGAGCAGATCAAAACAGGCCTCAAGATGCCCGAAGAGGGCGTTTTTCTGGGTCACCTTTCCGTCGGTGGCGAGAAGGTCCGAACCGCTGCGTCGCCCCCAACTATCGACTACCGACTCAAAGACGACTACGACTCGGGCGACCCGCTCGTCTTCCGCCACTCGCTGATCGCCGGCGGGACGGGGTCGGGCAAGACCCACGGCGCGAAGAACATTCTGCGCCAGTATCTCGCCGAGGAGCGAACCTACCCGATGGAAGACGGCCGCTCCGTCCAGCCCGCGGTCGTCCAGTTCGACCCGCAAGACGAGTACGCCCAGATGCACGACGACAATCCCGATCTGGACAGCGAGTTCGCACGCCGCCTCGAGCGCGAGGGGGTCGCCTACGGCGGCATCGACGACACGACGGCGTTTATCCCGAAAGTCGGCTCGGCCTCGTACGCGGCGGGTCACCACCGCGCGGAGCAAGTCGAGTTCACGATTCCGTTTGCGATGGTTCACGAAAACCCGTGGCTGGTCGCCGGCAGCGGGTTGAACGACAACCAGTACGGCGCACTCGTGAGTGTCCTGTTGCCCAGATTCCGTAAGCAGTACGGTGGAGACGCGACCTACGACGAGTTCACGACCTTCCTCGACGACCCGGCGCTGCGCGAGGAGTTAGACGAATCCGGGCGCGTCCACGAGGCCACGTTCGACGCCGTCCGGCGGCGTGTCCTCGGATTCGGTCACATCTTCGATCAGGATGCGCGGCCGATTACGGATCTGATTCACGACTTCGTTCGTCCGGGTGGCCTCTCGGTCGTCCCAACCTACCACATCAACGATACGCGGGCCGCTGAGGCCGTTGTGCTCGCGCTCTCCTCGCTGCTGATCGACCAGAAACTCTCGAACGACCCGACCTACGACCGGATCAAGGAGACACCGCTCGTGCTCGGGATGGACGAGGCCCACAACTTCCTCACCGACGCAGACAGCGTGCAGGCGGGCAAGGTCATCAAAAAGTTCACCGAAGCCGCCAAACAGGGCCGCAAGGAGCGACTCGGGCTCTTTCTCATCACACAGGATCCCCAGGACATCGACGACGCGGTCTTCAAGCAGATTAATACGACCGTCGTGTTGAATCTGGGCGACGAGGACGCCATCAAGAGCGTCAATATTCCGAGTAACCTCGAGTCCAAAGTCCCCTACATGGAGAAAGGCCAGATGGTCGTCTACTCGCCCGATAACTCCGAACCCGTGGAACTGATCGGCCTGCCGAAATGTCTGACCCGACACGGCCGGGACTGA
- a CDS encoding DNA double-strand break repair nuclease NurA — translation MTLDPVHFDGIAQLAGRIDHGADASDRRAFAETVWEQFLDPLIARDGRTIVNPIGEQSLRLVDCEDVALRDREFPTQHGLDAGTINPTTFKNGLVIDIAQAAMSATPSDLDLHRSRTVVATVHSNDETMAVDETWGKFDEGFSRSRAVKIPPLPRFAEGVVHALALYLAESTHARDHADEVEDLLVLDGPLYPRGLLRWADQHPDLADFLLEDPRPTTVLENYVRLVEEFVDREVPLIGFVKNPATGVITRTLKQKRKAELSVPWANDAALFTRLLERGEYVDDVDGQRWERDTSALTYTNWFRSRGGVDGVMSRTGNALGVERERDLEAYEVTFFVVYDPRDDLCYRVEAPYAFTRDEEIREALTMQVLQDVAIAHGPPTIIEKADELARIRNPEKRSLCESFEEQFDTSQDRSYDDHRWADSAEQY, via the coding sequence ATGACGCTCGATCCGGTTCACTTCGACGGCATCGCCCAACTCGCGGGACGGATCGATCACGGTGCCGATGCGAGCGACCGCCGCGCCTTTGCTGAAACCGTCTGGGAGCAGTTCCTCGACCCGCTCATCGCTCGAGATGGGCGGACAATCGTCAACCCCATCGGTGAGCAGTCGCTTCGGCTGGTCGACTGCGAGGATGTGGCGCTGCGGGACCGAGAGTTTCCGACCCAACACGGCCTCGACGCGGGGACGATCAACCCGACGACGTTCAAGAACGGGCTGGTCATCGACATCGCGCAGGCGGCGATGAGCGCCACGCCCTCGGATCTCGACTTGCACCGCTCGAGAACCGTTGTCGCGACGGTCCACTCGAACGACGAGACGATGGCCGTCGACGAAACCTGGGGCAAATTTGATGAGGGCTTCAGCCGCAGCCGAGCCGTGAAAATCCCGCCGCTGCCGCGGTTTGCCGAGGGCGTTGTTCACGCGCTCGCACTCTATCTCGCCGAGAGTACGCACGCCCGCGATCATGCCGACGAGGTCGAGGATTTGCTCGTCCTCGATGGGCCACTCTACCCGCGCGGGTTGCTTCGCTGGGCCGACCAGCACCCCGATCTCGCGGACTTCCTGCTCGAGGACCCGCGGCCGACGACAGTGCTCGAGAACTACGTGCGGCTGGTCGAGGAGTTCGTCGACCGCGAGGTGCCATTGATCGGATTCGTGAAGAATCCTGCAACTGGTGTCATTACGCGTACGCTCAAACAGAAGCGTAAGGCAGAACTCAGCGTTCCCTGGGCCAACGACGCGGCGCTCTTTACTCGATTGCTCGAGCGCGGCGAGTACGTCGATGATGTCGATGGACAACGCTGGGAACGGGACACGTCCGCGCTAACCTATACGAACTGGTTCCGTTCTCGCGGCGGCGTCGACGGGGTGATGTCCCGAACCGGCAACGCACTCGGCGTCGAGCGTGAACGCGATCTCGAGGCGTACGAAGTCACCTTCTTCGTCGTCTACGATCCGCGCGATGATCTGTGCTATCGAGTCGAAGCGCCGTACGCGTTCACCCGTGACGAGGAGATTCGCGAGGCGCTGACGATGCAGGTGTTACAGGACGTAGCAATCGCTCACGGCCCGCCGACGATCATCGAGAAGGCAGACGAACTCGCCCGGATTCGCAACCCCGAGAAGCGGTCACTCTGTGAGTCCTTCGAAGAGCAGTTCGACACGAGTCAGGACCGCAGCTACGACGACCATCGGTGGGCGGACTCGGCTGAACAGTACTAG
- a CDS encoding M48 family metalloprotease, with translation MSRLLSPGRRLQLRLALGLCLILGPYAVLAAGITAAIRAVSHLFAGLGLSAANSLLAVPWLVWIGVLTPLLIAGTYSLSRRWLDPREFLDEDLASRDPDLEARVTRLAKQADVPAPDVVLAEASVPNSFLVGRSSNAVLVVTTGLRDALADDELEAVLAHELAHASNRDSTLMTVICGVFVLNNVLFQLLLLALPTFGAKPINVEAGVLATYGLAAAGISFLAFGESFSVLVFVALVLSLWLCTLAVALFQFTMGAVTAPLTRDRELAADRGAVELIGTAAPLASALETLSDRSPTDVDARARNHGVLAVSFLPYATDLVSRPERHLSVRLLDQVWLIGCIHESTLFAPVADVLEWGAQSSASAAGAAVDHPSLERRIEQLRATAANSR, from the coding sequence ATGAGTCGTCTACTCTCGCCGGGCCGTCGCCTGCAGCTCCGACTCGCGCTCGGGCTGTGTCTCATCCTCGGCCCGTACGCGGTCCTTGCCGCTGGTATCACCGCTGCGATTCGCGCCGTCTCTCATCTGTTTGCTGGCCTTGGCCTCTCGGCTGCAAACTCCCTGCTCGCCGTCCCGTGGCTCGTCTGGATCGGCGTGCTCACGCCGCTTTTGATCGCCGGAACGTACAGCCTCTCGCGGCGCTGGCTCGATCCACGCGAGTTCCTCGACGAGGACCTGGCCAGTCGCGATCCCGACCTTGAGGCGCGCGTGACACGGCTTGCGAAACAGGCCGACGTGCCTGCACCGGATGTCGTCCTCGCCGAGGCGTCGGTGCCGAACTCGTTTCTCGTTGGCCGCTCGAGCAATGCCGTCCTCGTCGTAACGACGGGGCTTCGTGATGCGCTCGCAGACGACGAACTCGAGGCCGTGTTGGCCCACGAACTCGCCCACGCGAGCAATCGGGATAGCACGCTGATGACAGTCATCTGTGGCGTGTTCGTGCTCAACAACGTCCTCTTTCAGCTCCTGTTGCTGGCCTTGCCGACGTTTGGCGCGAAGCCGATCAACGTCGAGGCTGGCGTGCTCGCAACGTACGGGCTGGCTGCCGCCGGCATCTCGTTTCTTGCCTTCGGCGAGTCGTTCTCGGTCCTCGTCTTCGTCGCCCTCGTCCTCTCGCTTTGGCTGTGTACCCTCGCGGTCGCTCTCTTCCAGTTCACGATGGGTGCGGTGACGGCCCCGCTCACGCGCGACCGGGAACTCGCTGCCGACCGTGGCGCGGTCGAACTCATTGGGACAGCCGCACCGCTTGCGAGCGCCCTCGAGACGCTGTCTGATCGCTCGCCAACCGATGTCGACGCCCGGGCGCGCAATCACGGCGTCTTGGCCGTCTCGTTCCTGCCGTATGCGACCGACCTCGTCTCGCGACCGGAGCGCCATCTCTCCGTTCGCCTCCTCGATCAGGTCTGGCTCATCGGCTGCATCCACGAGAGCACGCTCTTTGCGCCGGTCGCGGACGTCCTCGAGTGGGGCGCACAATCCTCGGCCAGTGCTGCGGGAGCGGCCGTCGATCACCCCTCGCTCGAGCGCCGAATCGAGCAGTTGCGGGCGACAGCCGCCAACTCGCGGTAA